In Cuculus canorus isolate bCucCan1 chromosome 8, bCucCan1.pri, whole genome shotgun sequence, a single genomic region encodes these proteins:
- the LOC104058380 gene encoding flavin-containing monooxygenase 3 isoform X1, with product MFPPRQDSMVRRVAVLGAGVSGLAAIKCCLEEGLEPTCFERSEGVGGLWRYTDQAEEGRASIYRTVFTNSCKEMMCYPDFPFPDNHPNYMHNTRLQQYICKYAEHFNLLQHIRFKTLVTKVKKHPDFTVTGQWEVVTQRDGKEEALFFDAVMICSGHHVYPNLPLADFPGIQKFKGCYFHSREYKEPEKFRGKKVLVVGLGNSGCDIAVELSTVASQVYLSSRSGSWVMSRVWDNGYPWDMLVITRFRTWLGNILPRVLSDWLYVRGMNRFFKHENFGLMPLDRTSRKEPVFNDDLPSRIACGVVVIKPNVKEFRETSVLFQDGTVQDDVDVVIFSTGYSYSYPFMEDDSIIKSRDNQVTLYKGILPPQLEKPTMAVIGLVQSLGPIIPTADLQCRWAVKVFQGQCTLPPVSKMMDDIDEKMGKKLKWYGNSTTLQTDYITYMDELASAIGVKPSVPKLLLTDPRLALEVIFGPCTPYQYRLMGPGKWSGARKAILTQWDRMLQATQTRVTPDTPTSFPCLIVLGVLFLPLLLLLTALCC from the exons ATGTTCCCTCCCAGGCAGGACAGCATGGTGCGGCGCGTGGCGGTGCTGGGCGCGGGCGTCAGTGGGCTGGCAGCCATCAAGTGCTGCCTGGAAGAAGGGCTGGAGCCCACCTGCTTTGAGAGGAGCGAGGGTGTCGGGGGGCTCTGGCGCTACACG gaccaggcagaggaaggcagagccAGCATCTACCGCACTGTCTTCACCAACTCCTGCAAAGAGATGATGTGTTACCCTGACTTCCCCTTCCCTGACAATCACCCCAACTACATGCACAACACCAGGCTCCAGCAGTACATCTGCAAGTACGCCGAGCACTTCAACCTCCTCCAGCACATACGGTTCAAG aCCCTGGTCACCAAGGTTAAAAAGCACCCAGACTTTACTGTGACGGGGCAGTGGGAGGTGGTAACCCAGAGAGATGGGAAGGAAGAGGCACTGTTTTTTGATGCAGTTATGATTTGCTCTGGGCATCATGTCTACCCAAACCTCCCCCTCGCTGACTTCCCAG GAATACAGAAGTTTAAAGGCTGCTATTTCCATAGCCGGGAGTACAAGGAGCCGGAGAAGTTCAGAGGGAAGAAGGTGCTGGTGGTAGGCTTGGGCAACTCTGGCTGTGACATTGCTGTGGAGCTCAGCACCGTAGCATCACAG GTCTACCTGAGCTCCCGAAGTGGGTCCTGGGTGATGAGCCGCGTCTGGGACAATGGGTACCCCTGGGACATGCTGGTCATCACTCGTTTCCGGACCTGGCTGGGGAACATCCTCCCCAGGGTGCTCAGTGACTGGCTGTACGTGAGAGGCATGAACCGATTCTTCAAGCATGAGAACTTCGGCCTCATGCCACTGGACAG AACTTCCCGCAAGGAGCCGGTGTTCAATGATGACCTTCCAAGCCGCATTGCCTGTGGCGTGGTGGTGATAAAGCCAAATGTGAAGGAGTTCAGAGAGACGTCTGTCTTGTTCCAAGATGGGACTGTGCAGGATGATGTTGATGTGGTCATCTTCTCCACTGGTTACAGTTACTCCTACCCTTTTATGGAGGATGATTCTATTATCAAAAGCAGGGATAACCAAGTCACCCTCTACAAAGGCATcctccctcctcagctggagAAACCAACCATGGCAGTCATTGGGCTAGTTCAGTCCCTTGGACCCATCATTCCAACAGCGGACCTCCAGTGCCGCTGGGCAGTCAAGGTGTTTCAGG GGCAGTGCACACTCCCCCCGGTCAGCAAGATGATGGATGACATTGATGAGAAGATGGGAAAGAAGCTCAAGTG GTATGGGAACAGCACCACGCTGCAGACAGATTATATCACCTACATGGATGAACTGGCCTCTGCCATCGGTGTGAAGCCCAGCGTGCCAAAGCTCCTGCTCACAGACCCCCGGCTGGCCCTGGAGGTCATCTTCGGCCCCTGCACCCCCTACCAATATCGACTGATGGGCCCAGGGAAGTGGAGCGGGGCCAGAAAGGCCATCCTCACCCAGTGGGACCGCATGCTGCAGGCTACACAGACACGTGTCACCCCTGACACCcccacctccttcccctgcCTCATTGTGCTGGGGGTGCTTTtcctcccactcctcctcctcctcactgcccTTTGCTGCTAG
- the LOC104058380 gene encoding flavin-containing monooxygenase 3 isoform X2, translated as MVRRVAVLGAGVSGLAAIKCCLEEGLEPTCFERSEGVGGLWRYTDQAEEGRASIYRTVFTNSCKEMMCYPDFPFPDNHPNYMHNTRLQQYICKYAEHFNLLQHIRFKTLVTKVKKHPDFTVTGQWEVVTQRDGKEEALFFDAVMICSGHHVYPNLPLADFPGIQKFKGCYFHSREYKEPEKFRGKKVLVVGLGNSGCDIAVELSTVASQVYLSSRSGSWVMSRVWDNGYPWDMLVITRFRTWLGNILPRVLSDWLYVRGMNRFFKHENFGLMPLDRTSRKEPVFNDDLPSRIACGVVVIKPNVKEFRETSVLFQDGTVQDDVDVVIFSTGYSYSYPFMEDDSIIKSRDNQVTLYKGILPPQLEKPTMAVIGLVQSLGPIIPTADLQCRWAVKVFQGQCTLPPVSKMMDDIDEKMGKKLKWYGNSTTLQTDYITYMDELASAIGVKPSVPKLLLTDPRLALEVIFGPCTPYQYRLMGPGKWSGARKAILTQWDRMLQATQTRVTPDTPTSFPCLIVLGVLFLPLLLLLTALCC; from the exons ATGGTGCGGCGCGTGGCGGTGCTGGGCGCGGGCGTCAGTGGGCTGGCAGCCATCAAGTGCTGCCTGGAAGAAGGGCTGGAGCCCACCTGCTTTGAGAGGAGCGAGGGTGTCGGGGGGCTCTGGCGCTACACG gaccaggcagaggaaggcagagccAGCATCTACCGCACTGTCTTCACCAACTCCTGCAAAGAGATGATGTGTTACCCTGACTTCCCCTTCCCTGACAATCACCCCAACTACATGCACAACACCAGGCTCCAGCAGTACATCTGCAAGTACGCCGAGCACTTCAACCTCCTCCAGCACATACGGTTCAAG aCCCTGGTCACCAAGGTTAAAAAGCACCCAGACTTTACTGTGACGGGGCAGTGGGAGGTGGTAACCCAGAGAGATGGGAAGGAAGAGGCACTGTTTTTTGATGCAGTTATGATTTGCTCTGGGCATCATGTCTACCCAAACCTCCCCCTCGCTGACTTCCCAG GAATACAGAAGTTTAAAGGCTGCTATTTCCATAGCCGGGAGTACAAGGAGCCGGAGAAGTTCAGAGGGAAGAAGGTGCTGGTGGTAGGCTTGGGCAACTCTGGCTGTGACATTGCTGTGGAGCTCAGCACCGTAGCATCACAG GTCTACCTGAGCTCCCGAAGTGGGTCCTGGGTGATGAGCCGCGTCTGGGACAATGGGTACCCCTGGGACATGCTGGTCATCACTCGTTTCCGGACCTGGCTGGGGAACATCCTCCCCAGGGTGCTCAGTGACTGGCTGTACGTGAGAGGCATGAACCGATTCTTCAAGCATGAGAACTTCGGCCTCATGCCACTGGACAG AACTTCCCGCAAGGAGCCGGTGTTCAATGATGACCTTCCAAGCCGCATTGCCTGTGGCGTGGTGGTGATAAAGCCAAATGTGAAGGAGTTCAGAGAGACGTCTGTCTTGTTCCAAGATGGGACTGTGCAGGATGATGTTGATGTGGTCATCTTCTCCACTGGTTACAGTTACTCCTACCCTTTTATGGAGGATGATTCTATTATCAAAAGCAGGGATAACCAAGTCACCCTCTACAAAGGCATcctccctcctcagctggagAAACCAACCATGGCAGTCATTGGGCTAGTTCAGTCCCTTGGACCCATCATTCCAACAGCGGACCTCCAGTGCCGCTGGGCAGTCAAGGTGTTTCAGG GGCAGTGCACACTCCCCCCGGTCAGCAAGATGATGGATGACATTGATGAGAAGATGGGAAAGAAGCTCAAGTG GTATGGGAACAGCACCACGCTGCAGACAGATTATATCACCTACATGGATGAACTGGCCTCTGCCATCGGTGTGAAGCCCAGCGTGCCAAAGCTCCTGCTCACAGACCCCCGGCTGGCCCTGGAGGTCATCTTCGGCCCCTGCACCCCCTACCAATATCGACTGATGGGCCCAGGGAAGTGGAGCGGGGCCAGAAAGGCCATCCTCACCCAGTGGGACCGCATGCTGCAGGCTACACAGACACGTGTCACCCCTGACACCcccacctccttcccctgcCTCATTGTGCTGGGGGTGCTTTtcctcccactcctcctcctcctcactgcccTTTGCTGCTAG